Proteins encoded in a region of the Oncorhynchus clarkii lewisi isolate Uvic-CL-2024 chromosome 18, UVic_Ocla_1.0, whole genome shotgun sequence genome:
- the LOC139372624 gene encoding proteasome subunit beta type-9 → MLDESLEPGWLSEEVKTGTTIIAIEFDGGVVLGSDSRVSAGETVVNRVMNKLSLLHDKIYCALSGSAADAQTIAEMVNYQLDVHSIEVGEDPQVRSAATLVKNISYKYKEELSAHLIVAGWDKRGGGQVYVTLNGLLSRQPFAVGGSGSSYVYGFVDAEYRKAMSKEDCQQFVVNTLSLAMSRDGSSGGVAYLVTIDEKGAEEKCILGNELPTFYDQ, encoded by the exons ATGTTAGATGAATCATTAGAGCCAGGGTGGCTATCTGAAGAAGTAAAAACCGGG ACCACCATCATTGCTATTGAGTTTGATGGAGGGGTGGTGCTGGGCTCTGACTCTCGAGTGTCTGCTGG GGAGACTGTGGTGAACCGGGTGATGAACAAGCTTTCTCTCCTCCATGACAAGATCTACTGCGCCCTGTCAGGCTCGGCTGCGGACGCCCAGACCATCGCTGAGATGGTTAACTACCAGCTGGATGTGCACAG CATTGAGGTTGGAGAGGATCCTCAAGTTCGTTCAGCTGCCACTCTGGTGAAAAACATCTCGTACAAGTACAAAGAAGAGCTGTCAGCACATCTCATTGTTGCCGGGTGGGacaagagaggagggggacag GTGTATGTGACCCTGAATGGCCTTTTGTCCAGACAACCCTTTGCGGTCGGCGGCTCTGGAAGCTCCTACGTCTATGGGTTTGTTGATGCAGAGTACCGGAAGGCCATGAGCAAAGAGGACTGCCAACAGTTTGTTGTCAACA CACTTTCATTGGCTATGAGTCGAGATGGTTCCAGCGGAGGTGTGGCCTACCTTGTCACTATCGATGAAAAGGGTGCAGAGGAGAAATGCATTCTGGGCAATGAGTTGCCTACTTTTTATGATCAGTGA
- the LOC139373450 gene encoding antigen peptide transporter 2-like → MMLRTCAFAVAVVLCVDITTFCAPGFGESISKTGPKTFDTFGNVVRLWVVSGIRLVLLLGLSLLTLGSIKPVFKRWLAVHCFLAPVYETGRLILYGGSTESACGSLGGPSLWLLCTAAAAAAALFWETTFPDSNGESSGKEKTQKARVLFMRVLHFYRPDTLLLVGAFIFLSLAVLCEMFIPFYTGKVIDILGTQYKWNNFLTAIILMGLYSLGSSFSAGCRGGLFMCAINSFTSRMKVELFGALVKQDIGFFETIKTGDITSRLSTDTTLMARAVALNVNVLLRTLIKTVGMLSLMMSLSWKLTLLMLMETPVTGLLQSVHDNYYLRLSKEVQDSIARANEAAGETVAGIRTVRSFKTEQHEAGRYNDRLMDTHNLKTRRDTVMAVYLLLRRLTALVMQVAMLYYGRLFIQRGQMSTGNLVSFILYQSDLADNIRTLIYIFGDMLNSVGAAGKVFEYLDREPQVSTKGTFQPETLTGHVQFHNLSFSYPTRQERKVLQGFSLELRPGQLTALVGPSGGGKSTCVSLLERFYQPQQGEILLDGLPLQSYQHHYLHRKVAMVGQEPVLFSGSIKDNIAYGLADCSLERVQEAARRANAHSFISHLEKGYDTDVGERGGQLSGGEKQRIAIARALIREPQVLILDEVTSALDTESEHMVQEALASCPSQTLLVIAHRLKTIERADQIILIDQGTVQEQGTHQELMDRKGSYYKLRERLFTEDDMSHCPKQC, encoded by the exons ATGATGCTTAGAACGTGCGCGTTCGCTGTGGCTGTAGTTCTATGCGTTGACATAACCACATTTTGCGCACCCGGTTTTGGCGAATCTATTTCCAAAACTGGACCAAAAACATTTGATACTTTCGGAAATGTGGTACGTCTATGGGTTGTATCGGGGATTCGATTAGTTCTACTACTCGGTTTATCGCTACTCACACTAGGATCGATAAAACCCGTATTCAAGCGCTGGTTAGCGGTGCACTGTTTCCTTGCCCCGGTCTATGAGACAGGGCGACTGATACTGTATGGAGGTTCAACGGAGAGCGCGTGTGGATCGTTGGGGGGTCCAAGTTTGTGGCTATTGTGTACCGCGGCAGCAGCTGCAGCAGCCTTATTTTGGGAGACAACCTTCCCTGACAGCAATGGAGAAAGTAGCGGGAAAGAGAAGACGCAGAAGGCACGAGTGCTGTTCATGAGAGTCCTCCACTTCTACAGACCTGACACCCTCCTTTTGGTTGGGGCGTTTATATTCCTGTCACTGGCAGTCCTTT GTGAGATGTTCATCCCATTCTACACTGGAAAGGTGATTGACATCTTGGGTACCCAGTACAAGTGGAATAACTTTCTCACAGCTATCATCCTTATGGGGCTTTACTCTTTGGGAAG CTCTTTCAGTGCTGGTTGTCGAGGAGGCCTCTTCATGTGTGCCATCAACAGCTTCACCTCTCGAAtgaaagtagaactgtttggggCCCTGGTGAAGCAGGACATTGGCTTCTTTGAGACCATCAAGACAG GTGACATCACGTCCAGGCTGTCCACAGACACAACTCTGATGGCCCGGGCGGTGGCCCTAAATGTCAATGTCCTACTGAGGACCCTCATTAAGACCGTGGGTATGCTGTCGCTCATGATGAGCCTGTCCTGGAAGCTCACTCTGCTCATGCTGATGGAGACGCCCGTCACCGGCCTGTTGCAAAGTGTCCATGACAACTATTACCTG AGGCTCTCTAAGGAGGTGCAGGACTCTATAGCCAGGGCGAACGAGGCAGCGGGGGAAACAGTAGCAGGAATCCGGACCGTACGAAGCTTCAAAACTGAGCAGCATGAGGCTGGTCGCTATAACGACAGGTTGATGGACACCCACAATCTCAAGACCAGGCGGGACACCGTCATGGCAGTCTACCTGCTCCTGAGAAGA CTAACAGCACTGGTAATGCAGGTGGCCATGCTGTACTATGGCAGACTGTTTATTCAGCGAGGTCAGATGAGCACTGGCAACCTGGTCTCTTTCATCCTCTACCAGTCTGATCTGGCAGACAATATCAGG ACTTTGATTTACATTTTTGGCGACATGCTGAATTCAGTGGGGGCAGCTGGTAAGGTGTTTGAGTATCTGGACAGAGAGCCCCAGGTCAGCACCAAGGGGACATTCCAACCAGAGACCTTGACTGGACACGTCCAGTTCCACAACCTCTCCTTCTCCTACCCTACCCGCCAGGAACGCAAAGTACTGCAG GGCTTCTCTCTGGAGCTGAGGCCGGGTCAGCTGACTGCTCTGGTGGGGCCGTCAGGAGGGGGGAAGAGCACCTGTGTCAGTCTGCTAGAGAGGTTCTACCAGCCTCAGCAGGGAGAGATCTTATTGGACGGACTGCCACTGCAGAGCTACCAGCACCACTACCTACACAGGAAG GTGGCCATGGTGGGCCAGgaacctgttctgttctctggGTCCATTAAGGACAACATTGCCTATGGTCTGGCAGACTGCTCTCTGGAGAGGGTACAGGAAGCGGCTCGCAGAGCCAATGCCCACAGCTTCATCAGCCACCTGGAGAAAGGTTACGACACAG ATGTAGGAGAGCGGGGTGGTCAGCTGTCCGGCGGTGAGAAGCAGCGTATCGCCATCGCCAGAGCTCTGATCAGAGAGCCACAGGTCCTCATCCTGGACGAGGTCACCAGTGCACTGGACACGGAGAGTGAACACATG GTCCAGGAGGCCCTGGCTAGCTGCCCCTCCCAGACCCTGCTGGTGATTGCTCACAGGCTGAAGACCATTGAGAGGGCAGATCAGATCATTCTGATTGACCAGGGGACTGTCCAGGAGCAGGGCACTCACCAGGAGTTGATGGACAGGAAGGGGAGCTACTACAAACTAAGAGAGAGACTGTTCACGGAAGACGACATGTCACATTGCCCAAAACAATGCTAA